In a genomic window of Zerene cesonia ecotype Mississippi chromosome Z, Zerene_cesonia_1.1, whole genome shotgun sequence:
- the LOC119835636 gene encoding uncharacterized protein LOC119835636, whose amino-acid sequence MISRLVLFCLYNIFKGALCIDSEVVVLRAVRGRDARLPCGQGKVFLDGPDSYVLWLKNDRDFLYRFPNEETERRMLNHDRIFGTSCDTGACYDDTSLLLKRVTEQDSGLYRCRVHYQASPSLDYVIDVRLVDSPGIPRIFNEAKEEIKRGYVGPLSLGSDLTLICEVDDDQPDTLVYWRRNGVVIERAHSVKPGVLRADVRVRSATRDELDAHYECLAQNADVSEPLSASVVIKMYLPPIKVEIRLNNNFDFEAGQPRVVDCVVVGCVPPPSITWHLGDTLLRPTVHKELHDGNYTVSSLTLAPSLRDSKHDLVCRAHNSHLPAGIFEDKVTLNVGYRPLCISSKEETIGAVEREAETATCVVDASPEPLQFSWTFADSRTLYTSVKKVAGHHHRYSSTLTWLPRNNDVGLLLCRATNAFGEQKRPCSYTIAPGGPPRAPDCVVLRSYPNAIRIQCQKGWDGGRPQVIYLELLSTDGTVIHNVSNAAGHFQLPDMEDERNLTAVVYASNSRGRSEPKTLHLQTITPLSASAVKEYAHTQTWTKCLEAAAGIIAVVAALTGTVLCVKIFKNKRDSFEQNPDLVPRSDGTFHREPDFTRDERLLGTTNITVNQLASCQNQYTSSPVPACRVLVGCAHPPPQDSCPTSQHSYFV is encoded by the exons ATGATTTCAAGACTTGTGCTTTTCTGCCTTTACAATATCTTCAAAGGAGCTCTTTGTATAGATTCAG AAGTTGTAGTACTTCGTGCTGTTCGTGGCCGGGACGCGCGGCTTCCGTGCGGACAGGGAAAAGTTTTCCTAGACGGGCCAGACTCGTACGTGCTGTGGCTTAAGAACGATAGGGACTTTCTCTACAGATTCCCCAATGAAGAGACTGAAAGAAg GATGTTAAACCATGATCGTATATTCGGTACATCGTGTGACACTGGAGCATGCTACGACGACACTTCGCTGCTTCTAAAGAGAGTCACTGAACAAGACAGCGGCTTGTACCGATGCAGAGTTCACTATCAAGCATCGCCCTCACTGGACTACGTCATCGACGTTAGGTTAGTTG ATTCGCCTGGCATTCCACGGATATTCAACGAAGCGAAAGAAGAAATCAAAAGAGGTTATGTGGGTCCACTCAGCCTTGGTTCAGATTTAACTTTGATATGTGAAGTAGATGACG ATCAACCAGACACCCTAGTATATTGGCGTAGAAACGGAGTAGTGATAGAGCGCGCACACTCAGTGAAGCCGGGCGTGCTGCGCGCGGacgtgcgcgtgcgcagcgCGACTCGGGACGAGCTCGACGCGCACTACGAGTGCTTGGCACAGAACGCTGACGTGTCGGAGCCGCTGAGCGCGAGCGTTGTCATCAAAATGTACC TGCCGCCGATAAAAGTGGAGATCCGTTTGAACAACAACTTTGACTTCGAGGCGGGGCAGCCGCGTGTGGTGGACTGCGTTGTTGTGGGATGCGTCCCCCCTCCCTCCATAACCTGGCACCTGGGTGACACACTACTTAGACCCACAGTTCATAAG GAACTACATGACGGTAACTACACAGTGTCGTCTCTAACCCTTGCCCCGTCGCTGCGAGACAGCAAGCACGATCTGGTGTGCAGAGCCCATAATTCGCATTTACCAGCTGGGATATTTGAGGATAAAGTTACACTAAATGTTGGAT ATCGTCCATTATGTATATCAAGCAAGGAAGAAACTATAGGAGCGGTGGAACGTGAAGCCGAAACAGCAACTTGTGTTGTCGACGCCTCTCCAGAACCTTTGCAGTTCAGCTGGACTTTTGCTGATTCTAGAACTCTATACACTAGTGTTAAG AAAGTGGCCGGGCATCACCACCGCTACTCGTCCACACTCACGTGGTTGCCGCGCAACAATGATGTCGGCTTGCTTCTCTGTAGAGCGACCAACGCATTCGGTGAACAAAAAAGACCCTGTTCGTATACTATAGCACCCGGAGGCCCTCCCAGAGCACCAGACTGTGTAGTGCTGCGATCTTACCCTAATGCTATACGAATTCAGTGCCAAaaag gttGGGATGGAGGAAGACCACAGGTTATATATTTGGAACTTTTGAGCACGGATGGTACAGTCATTCACAATGTATCGAATGCAGCCGGGCACTTCCAGCTCCCTGATATGGAGGATGAAAGAAACTTGACAGCAGTGGTGTACGCCAGCAATTCTAGAGGACGCAGTGAGCCGAAAACCTTGCATCTTCAAACAATTACGCCACTGAGTGCATCTG CCGTAAAGGAATACGCTCACACACAAACATGGACAAAATGCCTGGAAGCAGCGGCAGGAATAATAGCTGTGGTGGCTGCACTCACTGGCACAGTCCtatgtgttaaaatatttaaaaacaaaagagatAGCTTCGAACAAAACCCTGATTTAGTACCTCGTTCCGATG GAACTTTCCACCGTGAACCAGATTTTACCCGTGATGAAAGACTATTGGGTACAACGAATATTACTGTAAATCAATTGGCTTCATGTCAAAAT CAATATACATCGTCTCCGGTGCCCGCTTGCCGAGTGCTCGTCGGCTGCGCACACCCGCCGCCTCAAGACTCTTGCCCGACTTCACAACACTCGTATTTCGTATAA